A single genomic interval of Trichosurus vulpecula isolate mTriVul1 chromosome 6, mTriVul1.pri, whole genome shotgun sequence harbors:
- the LOC118854402 gene encoding LOW QUALITY PROTEIN: AP-1 complex subunit sigma-1A-like (The sequence of the model RefSeq protein was modified relative to this genomic sequence to represent the inferred CDS: deleted 1 base in 1 codon; substituted 2 bases at 2 genomic stop codons): MLLFSQQGKLDLQKCYRTMSDKERKKMVXELMXVVLSRKPKMCNCLEWRDLKVVYKRYASFYFCCAIEGQDNELITLELIRRYVALLDKYFGSVCDLDIIFNLEKAYFILDEFLMGGDIQGTSKKSTLKAIEQAYLLQEEEDESLSGVLEETDLA; this comes from the exons ATGCTGCTGTTCAGCCAACAGGGGAAGCTGGACCTGCAAAAATGCTACCGGACTATGTCAgacaaggagaggaaaaag atggTTTGAGAGCTTATGTAGGTTGTCCTGTCCAGAAAGCCCAAAATGTGCAACTGCCTGGAGTGGAGAGACCTCAAAGTTGTCTATAAGAGATATGCCAGTTTCTACTTCTGCTGCGCCATTGAGGGCCAAGATAATGAGCTCATCACACTGGAACTGATCCGCCGATATGTGGCTCTCCTGGACAAATACTTTGGCAGTGTATGTGATCTCGACATCATCTTCAACCTTGAGAAAGCCTACTTCATCTTGGATGAATTTCTGATGGGTGGGGATATCCAGGGTACCTCTAAGAAAAGCACCCTAAAGGCCATAGAACAAGCATATCTACtacaggaggaagaagatgagtcACTTTCAGGTGTGCTGGAGGAGACAGATTTGGCATAG